A stretch of the Musa acuminata AAA Group cultivar baxijiao chromosome BXJ2-7, Cavendish_Baxijiao_AAA, whole genome shotgun sequence genome encodes the following:
- the LOC135616747 gene encoding uncharacterized protein LOC135616747 translates to MWKNCSCNFYIFCLTVLVAVVWAENKGNPANEIVDFVNKNRTATKLPKLYNSPGLGCMALQFLLECTQNCTSNNTLACQPAEIDMTEVYAPNCGVELPTIDTISGQLVGCYWSHLNPEQAFSTVLVPTKKSLSVIHSKEHHEVGVGYVRGHHEPFLWCILFSSGNATSSTFVLEGGTGIKQRRGCFSGGDVPCNVGTSLLPAHNTLLFSICCLLVQLLLVFG, encoded by the exons ATGTGGAAGAACTGCTCCTGCAATTTCTACATTTTTTGTCTCACAGTTCTTGTTGCAGTTGTCTGGGCTGAAAATAAAG GAAATCCTGCAAATGAGATTGTCGACTTCGTAAACAAGAATCGAACGGCGACCAAGTTACCGAAACTCTATAACAGTCCAGGACTGGGATGCATGGCGTTGCAATTCTTGCTGGAATGCACTCAAAACTGCACTAGCAACAATACGCTTGCCTGCCAGCCTGCAGAAATTGACATGACTGAGGTCTATGCTCCCAACTGTGGGGTAGAGCTACCTACCATCGACACTATATCTGGCCAGCTTGTTGGATGCTACTGGAGCCATCTAAATCCAGAACAAGCCTTCTCCACAGTTCTTGTCCCAACCAAGAAATCACTCTCTGTTATTCACAGCAAAGAACATCATGAGGTTGGAGTAGGATATGTCAGAGGACACCATGAGCCATTTCTATGGTGCATCTTGTTCAGCAGCGGGAACGCCACCAGCTCCACATTTGTTCTTGAAGGTGGAACAGGAATCAAGCAAAGAAGAGGTTGCTTCAGTGGAGGAGATGTGCCATGTAATGTCGGCACCAGCCTTTTGCCGGCACACAACACATTACTTTTCTCCATATGCTGCTTACTTGTGCAACTACTTTTAGTGTTTGGTTGA
- the LOC135616749 gene encoding uncharacterized protein LOC135616749: protein MVDSYTIKISSDLINQLAGGNDKVKKKTKKPKPKISKEPHQPQNNVKPVPSTQKSSPSGGWPLQPPLFMPVPPPDPVTISELEAIRSVLRESQRTVEKLEKHQDKMNQELTQRAKELRDKEFKLPHQNSSISCTAERDACLNCYKEHASNPLKCAQVVKSFADCARWARLQVSSK from the coding sequence ATGGTGGATTCATATACGATAAAGATAAGCTCGGACTTGATCAATCAACTAGCTGGTGGTAATGACAAAGTGAAGAAGAAAACCAAGAAACCCAAGCCGAAGATTTCAAAGGAACCGCATCAGCCTCAGAACAATGTCAAGCCAGTTCCCAGCACACAGAAAAGCAGCCCGAGCGGGGGATGGCCCCTCCAGCCTCCCCTGTTCATGCCCGTGCCCCCTCCGGACCCAGTTACAATCTCAGAGTTGGAAGCTATCCGTTCTGTCCTTCGGGAGAGCCAAAGAACAGTGGAGAAACTGGAAAAGCATCAAGACAAGATGAATCAGGAGCTCACTCAGAGAGCAAAGGAGCTCCGGGACAAGGAGTTCAAGTTGCCCCACCAAAATTCCTCCATTTCCTGTACTGCTGAGAGAGATGCTTGCCTGAACTGTTACAAGGAACATGCCTCGAATCCTCTGAAATGTGCACAAGTGGTGAAAAGCTTTGCGGACTGTGCCCGCTGGGCAAGGCTGCAGGTAAGTTCGAAATAG
- the LOC103990527 gene encoding MYB-like transcription factor ODO1: protein MQDVWWMGEGSSGAFDEGMGRRPCCDKLGVKKGPWSAEEDNKLINFILANGHCCWRAVPKLAGLLRCGKSCRLRWTNYLRPDLKRGLLSEAEERLVIDFHARLGNRWSKIAAMLPGRTDNEIKNLWNTHIKKKLLKMGIDPVTHRPLHRQASPEASPSTVTTDKSDDQLQSQGNEGQIPSSDNRSPAEASSIDGGTDPLMSCLWEDSTPVLLDELWQLSSDDDGNNYGSVIAGRMPWEEEGSSEWLLDIQDLENLDGERSISAQGYPRR, encoded by the exons ATGCAAGATGTGTGGTGGATGGGGGAGGGTAGTTCCGGAGCTTTTGACGAGGGAATGGGGCGGCGGCCGTGCTGCGACAAGCTCGGAGTGAAGAAGGGCCCGTGGTCGGCGGAGGAGGACAACAAGCTCATCAACTTTATCCTCGCCAACGGCCATTGCTGCTGGCGCGCTGTCCCCAAGCTCGCGGGGCTGCTGCGGTGCGGCAAGAGCTGCCGGCTCCGGTGGACGAACTACCTGCGGCCGGACCTTAAGAGGGGGCTGCTCAGCGAGGCGGAGGAGCGGCTGGTCATCGACTTCCATGCCCGCTTGGGGAACAG GTGGTCTAAGATCGCTGCAATGTTACCGGGAAGAacagacaacgagatcaagaacctgTGGAACACTCACATCAAGAAGAAGCTTCTCAAGATGGGCATCGATCCCGTCACTCATCGTCCGCTCCATCGGCAGGCGAGCCCCGAGGCCTCGCCGTCCACCGTGACCACGGACAAGTCCGACGACCAGTTACAGTCACAAGGAAACGAAGGCCAAATACCGTCCTCGGACAACAGGAGCCCAGCGGAAGCAAGCTCCATCGATGGCGGCACGGACCCTTTGATGAGCTGCCTGTGGGAAGACAGCACGCCGGTGCTTTTGGATGAACTGTGGCAGCTCTCGAGTGACGACGATGGCAACAACTACGGCAGCGTCATTGCCGGACGAATGCCGTGGGAGGAAGAAGGAAGCTCCGAGTGGCTGCTGGACATCCAGGACTTGGAGAATTTGGATGGAGAGAGATCCATTAGCGCACAAGGCTACCCGAGAAGGTAG